In the genome of Bubalus kerabau isolate K-KA32 ecotype Philippines breed swamp buffalo chromosome 8, PCC_UOA_SB_1v2, whole genome shotgun sequence, one region contains:
- the SMIM30 gene encoding small integral membrane protein 30: protein MISVSTQLFLVLFSLLLVLPVVEAVEAGDAIALLLGVILSITGICACLGVYARKRNGQM, encoded by the coding sequence ATGATCTCAGTTTCAACACAGTTGTTCCTAGTcctcttttcattgcttttggtGCTGCCTGTTGTTGAAGCAGTAGAAGCCGGAGATGCAATTGCTCTCTTGTTAGGTGTGATTCTCAGCATTACAGGCATTTGTGCTTGTTTGGGGGTGTATGCACgaaaaagaaatggacagatgtgA
- the GPR85 gene encoding probable G-protein coupled receptor 85, which yields MANYSHAADNILQNLSPLTAFLKLTSLGFIIGVSVVGNLLISILLVKDKTLHRAPYYFLLDLCCSDILRSAICFPFVFNSVKNGSSWTYGTLTCKVIAFLGVLSCFHTAFMLFCISVTRYLAIAHHRFYTKRLTFWTCLAVICMVWTLSVAMAFPPVLDVGTYSFIREEDQCTFQHRSFRANDSLGFMLLLALILLATQLVYLKLIFFVHDRRKMKPVQFVAAVSQNWTFHGPGASGQAAANWLAGFGRGPTPPTLLGIRQNANTTSRRRLLVLDEFKMEKRISRMFYIMTFLFLTLWGPYLVACYWRVFARGPVVPGGFLTAAVWMSFAQAGINPFVCIFSNRELRRCFSTTLLYCRKSRLPREPYCVI from the coding sequence ATGGCGAACTATAGCCATGCAGCTGACAACATTTTGCAAAATCTCTCTCCTCTAACAGCCTTTCTGAAACTGACTTCCTTGGGTTTCATAATAGGAGTCAGCGTGGTGGGCAACCTTCTGATCTCCATTTTGCTCGTGAAAGATAAGACCTTGCATAGAGCACCTTACTACTTCCTGTTGGATCTTTGCTGTTCAGATATCCTCAGATCTGCAATTTGTTTCCCATTTGTATTCAACTCTGTCAAAAATGGCTCTTCTTGGACTTATGGGACTCTGACTTGCAAAGTGATTGCCTTTCTGGGGGTTTTGTCCTGTTTTCACACTGCTTTCATGCTCTTCTGTATCAGTGTCACCAGATACTTAGCTATCGCCCATCATCGCTTCTATACAAAGAGGCTGACCTTTTGGACGTGTCTGGCTGTGATCTGCATGGTGTGGACTCTGTCTGTGGCCATGGCATTTCCCCCAGTTTTAGATGTGGGCACTTACTCATTCATTAGGGAAGAGGATCAATGTACCTTCCAACACCGCTCCTTCAGGGCTAATGATTCCTTAGGATTTATGCTGCTCCTTGCCCTCATCCTCCTAGCTACACAGCTTGTCTACCTCAAGCTGATATTTTTTGTCCACGACCGAAGGAAAATGAAGCCAGTCCAGTTTGTAGCAGCAGTCAGCCAGAACTGGACTTTTCATGGTCCTGGAGCCAGTGGCCAGGCAGCTGCCAATTGGCTAGCAGGATTTGGAAGGGGTCCCACACCACCCACCTTGCTGGGCATCAGGCAAAATGCAAACACCACGAGCAGAAGAAGGCTATTGGTCTTAGATGAAttcaaaatggagaaaagaatcaGCAGAATGTTCTATATAATGACTTTTCTCTTCTTAACCTTGTGGGGCCCCTACCTGGTGGCCTGTTATTGGAGAGTTTTTGCAAGAGGGCCTGTAGTACCAGGGGGATTTCTAACAGCTGCTGTCTGGATGAGTTTCGCCCAAGCAGGAATCAATCCTTTTGTCTGCATTTTCTCCAACAGGGAGCTGAGGCGCTGTTTCAGCACAACCCTTCTTTACTGCAGAAAATCCAGGTTACCAAGGGAACCTTACTGTGTTATATGA